A region of Candidatus Effluviviaceae Genus V sp. DNA encodes the following proteins:
- a CDS encoding PaaI family thioesterase, with amino-acid sequence MADDRMCFACGPDNPHGLHLSFDYGDGEVTTRHTFDGRYQGYSGVVHGGLVSTVLDETMVTLLNRMGLLAMTAELTVRYSSPVPVGEEVTVTARLVRSRRRVHEVEAEATLPDGEVAATARGRFMSLGPLHDEAPSTG; translated from the coding sequence ATGGCCGACGACCGCATGTGCTTCGCGTGCGGACCCGACAACCCGCACGGCCTCCACCTGTCATTCGACTACGGCGACGGTGAGGTCACGACCCGGCACACCTTCGACGGCAGGTACCAGGGCTACAGCGGGGTCGTCCACGGAGGACTCGTCTCGACCGTTCTCGACGAGACGATGGTGACCCTCCTGAACCGGATGGGGCTTCTGGCGATGACGGCCGAGCTGACCGTCCGGTACTCGAGCCCGGTGCCCGTCGGCGAGGAGGTGACCGTGACGGCCAGACTCGTGCGCTCGAGGCGCCGGGTCCACGAGGTCGAGGCCGAGGCGACGCTCCCGGACGGAGAGGTCGCCGCCACCGCGCGCGGACGCTTCATGTCGCTCGGCCCGCTCCACGACGAAGCCCCCTCGACCGGCTGA
- a CDS encoding PEP-CTERM sorting domain-containing protein (PEP-CTERM proteins occur, often in large numbers, in the proteomes of bacteria that also encode an exosortase, a predicted intramembrane cysteine proteinase. The presence of a PEP-CTERM domain at a protein's C-terminus predicts cleavage within the sorting domain, followed by covalent anchoring to some some component of the (usually Gram-negative) cell surface. Many PEP-CTERM proteins exhibit an unusual sequence composition that includes large numbers of potential glycosylation sites. Expression of one such protein has been shown restore the ability of a bacterium to form floc, a type of biofilm.) translates to MRATAIVLAMAACLVFATGASATVFLHEGFETGAEGWETTGQVEGQEFSLWHLETYRAHSGMYSAAYNTGGPNYDYDVGWNWGVLMSPWIDLSGADEAYMNFYSWLETENQPMHLFDKAHVVVKPGDGMWVPLYPDVQWFDQGEWIGLKADLNMFAGLDAVRVGFYFDTMDHLMNDYEGWYVDDIKVHDGDTSPVPEPSTWLLLSTGLVGVGALVRRRFRG, encoded by the coding sequence ATGAGAGCAACGGCTATCGTTCTTGCGATGGCGGCGTGCCTTGTCTTCGCGACGGGTGCGTCGGCAACCGTATTCCTGCACGAGGGCTTCGAGACGGGCGCCGAAGGATGGGAGACGACCGGTCAGGTCGAGGGGCAGGAGTTCAGCCTCTGGCATCTCGAGACCTACCGTGCGCACAGCGGGATGTACTCCGCGGCCTACAACACCGGCGGCCCGAACTACGACTATGACGTCGGCTGGAACTGGGGCGTTCTGATGTCCCCGTGGATCGACCTCTCGGGCGCCGATGAGGCCTACATGAACTTCTACTCCTGGCTCGAGACCGAGAACCAGCCGATGCATCTTTTCGATAAGGCCCACGTCGTCGTGAAGCCCGGAGACGGGATGTGGGTCCCGCTCTATCCCGACGTGCAGTGGTTCGACCAGGGCGAGTGGATCGGGCTCAAGGCGGACCTCAACATGTTCGCCGGCCTCGACGCGGTCCGCGTCGGATTCTACTTCGACACAATGGACCATCTGATGAACGACTACGAGGGCTGGTACGTGGACGACATCAAGGTGCACGATGGCGACACGTCGCCCGTGCCCGAGCCTTCGACCTGGCTGCTTCTGAGCACAGGGCTCGTCGGTGTCGGCGCTCTCGTCCGCCGCCGGTTCCGCGGCTAG
- a CDS encoding T9SS type A sorting domain-containing protein, with protein MESDLAAHSAADSPLTMKVSELGVGEFAVSIAAEEDVSNARFAAAAVLAEDVPSSNGTSFLPYHAKTFLTAYQGDAFSIAEGESVTFLTSFDVDPAWDYSRMGVAAWVQADGGGNPSGSSDLPVIRGVLQSAFAPATATGVPEPPGAALRLSAPTPNPARGEARFVLASDEVGDVSVVIYDVRGRRVATLFEGRAQPGEAVIRWDGRDVEGRRCPSGVYFARLHGTSTAAQTQTVVLIR; from the coding sequence ATGGAGAGCGACCTCGCCGCGCACAGCGCGGCCGATTCGCCGCTGACGATGAAAGTCAGCGAGCTCGGCGTCGGCGAGTTCGCCGTATCGATCGCGGCCGAGGAGGACGTGTCCAACGCCCGGTTCGCCGCCGCCGCAGTCCTGGCCGAGGACGTTCCGTCCTCAAACGGCACGTCGTTTCTTCCCTACCACGCGAAGACGTTTCTGACGGCCTACCAGGGCGATGCGTTCAGCATCGCGGAGGGGGAGAGCGTCACGTTCCTGACATCGTTCGATGTAGATCCCGCGTGGGACTACTCACGGATGGGCGTGGCCGCGTGGGTCCAGGCCGACGGGGGAGGGAACCCGAGCGGCTCGTCGGACCTCCCGGTGATCCGCGGCGTGCTCCAGTCGGCCTTCGCCCCTGCGACGGCGACAGGCGTGCCGGAACCGCCCGGGGCGGCGCTGCGCCTCTCCGCTCCGACGCCCAACCCGGCCCGCGGCGAGGCCCGCTTCGTTCTCGCGAGTGACGAGGTTGGTGACGTGTCGGTGGTCATCTACGATGTTCGCGGACGCCGCGTGGCAACGCTGTTCGAGGGAAGGGCCCAGCCCGGCGAGGCCGTGATCCGCTGGGACGGAAGGGATGTGGAGGGCCGCCGCTGTCCCTCCGGTGTCTACTTCGCCCGCCTGCACGGCACGTCCACAGCGGCACAGACGCAGACGGTTGTGCTCATACGGTAG
- the hflK gene encoding FtsH protease activity modulator HflK, with product MRAARNNLPKGVLMEYDPDMMVRPRRLRLPSFKEGAVRWVVIGIVAIILLSTTFYSVATDEVGVVKRLGAYVRTAQPGLHMKLPFAIERVQKVRVKHVYKLEFGFATERPGVRTVYRRGDFSDESLMLTGDLNAAVVEWIVQYRIQDPLKYLFKVREVPETIRDVSEATMRLVVGDRTVTEVLTVGRREISDRTQQEMQKLLDEYETGIQVVTVNLKDVNPPDPVKPSFNEVNQAKQEREQLINEAWAEYNKEIPAAEGEAQRMIRDAEGYALARVNRAQGDAERFLALY from the coding sequence ATGCGTGCCGCCCGCAACAACCTACCGAAGGGAGTCCTGATGGAATACGACCCTGACATGATGGTGCGGCCGCGCCGTCTGCGACTGCCCTCCTTCAAGGAAGGCGCTGTCCGGTGGGTCGTCATCGGCATCGTGGCCATCATCCTGCTCTCGACGACGTTCTACTCCGTCGCAACGGACGAGGTCGGCGTCGTCAAGCGCCTGGGCGCCTACGTTCGCACCGCCCAGCCGGGCCTGCACATGAAGCTCCCGTTCGCCATCGAGCGGGTGCAGAAGGTGCGCGTCAAGCACGTGTACAAGCTGGAGTTCGGGTTCGCCACCGAGCGGCCCGGCGTGCGGACCGTCTACCGCCGGGGCGACTTCAGTGACGAGTCCCTCATGCTGACGGGCGACCTGAACGCCGCCGTCGTCGAGTGGATCGTGCAGTACCGGATCCAGGACCCTCTCAAGTACCTCTTCAAGGTCCGGGAGGTGCCCGAGACGATCCGCGATGTCAGCGAGGCGACGATGCGTCTCGTGGTCGGCGACAGGACGGTCACCGAGGTTCTGACGGTCGGGCGCCGCGAGATCTCCGATCGTACTCAGCAGGAGATGCAGAAGCTGCTCGACGAGTACGAGACCGGCATCCAGGTCGTCACCGTCAACCTTAAGGACGTCAACCCGCCGGACCCGGTGAAACCGTCGTTCAATGAGGTCAATCAGGCCAAGCAGGAGCGCGAGCAGCTGATCAACGAGGCCTGGGCGGAGTACAACAAGGAGATCCCTGCGGCCGAGGGCGAGGCCCAGCGGATGATCCGCGACGCCGAGGGCTACGCGCTGGCGCGCGTCAACCGGGCGCAGGGCGACGCAGAGCGGTTCCTTGCGCTCTAC